A single region of the Candidatus Marinarcus aquaticus genome encodes:
- a CDS encoding heavy metal translocating P-type ATPase — protein MSCNIKLVHKTKKRYRFYCQELKGTEYNSSSLIHNLKSVDGINAVRINQKIGTIIFEHEGVSLSVIEEMLASLDMNKYKTCQTFINDCMDCISDEEPSLFGVTRAGTALVAERMVSNDTAKMFITSLAAKPLLIEGVKELFSEGLTSKVLEATAVGVSIARKDYLAANSTNTMLELGEYIEETTVHKSDDLIKELAKPNVQKAWIEVEEKGKAVQKLVNTAEIKVGDIVIVGAGDTIAIDGHVLSGSASVNQVSMTGESEPVAKQRGDKVISGTVVEDGRLKIWAEYVGEDTATARIKNYIATSLNEKSAIGLKATKLADKLVPVTLGLAGVSYLINRDFESVAAVLQADYSCALKLATPVAFKSSISKAGKNGIMIKGAKAIEALNNVDTFVFDKTGTLTYGDLEVESINSFLPKWKEDDILNLTASAEEHYFHPVAEAVVKAAREKGFVHMHHEEVEFIVAHGVKTIVNGKEVVIGSRHFLEDDENIDFSKHEKKIEKCLLEGRTLLYVGYDKKLLGTIGMRDRVRKNAKTTLQKLKSMGVKEIVMLTGDIQEKADSLAKELGVDTVYANMKPTQKAEIIKSLKDKGAKVAFVGDGINDAPALMSADVGISMSKGADIAKATADIGLLKDDIDAVAQAKELANKTMKLINNNFNATVGVNSLILTGATVGLFSPITTAVLHNGTTIGLLFNSMKGVNITKRVQ, from the coding sequence ATGAGTTGTAACATCAAACTGGTACATAAAACGAAAAAACGTTATCGATTTTATTGTCAAGAGTTAAAAGGAACAGAGTATAATAGCTCCTCTTTAATTCACAATTTAAAATCAGTAGACGGTATCAACGCAGTACGTATCAATCAAAAAATTGGCACCATCATATTTGAACACGAGGGCGTCTCTTTAAGTGTAATAGAAGAGATGCTTGCTTCTTTGGATATGAATAAATATAAAACATGCCAAACATTTATAAATGATTGTATGGATTGTATCAGTGATGAAGAACCCAGTCTTTTTGGTGTAACACGTGCAGGAACGGCATTGGTCGCTGAACGCATGGTCTCCAATGACACAGCGAAGATGTTTATTACTTCTTTGGCTGCTAAACCCTTGCTCATTGAAGGGGTTAAAGAGCTCTTTTCTGAAGGTTTAACCTCAAAAGTACTTGAAGCCACAGCTGTGGGTGTGAGTATTGCACGAAAAGATTATCTGGCTGCGAATAGTACGAATACCATGTTGGAATTGGGTGAATACATTGAAGAGACAACCGTACACAAAAGTGATGATCTTATTAAAGAGTTGGCCAAACCAAACGTGCAAAAAGCATGGATAGAAGTTGAAGAGAAGGGCAAAGCCGTACAAAAATTGGTCAATACAGCTGAGATAAAAGTGGGTGATATTGTAATTGTAGGTGCGGGTGATACCATCGCTATTGATGGGCATGTACTTTCAGGAAGTGCTTCAGTGAACCAAGTCTCAATGACAGGTGAAAGTGAACCTGTGGCAAAACAACGAGGTGATAAGGTGATTTCAGGAACGGTTGTGGAAGATGGCAGACTGAAAATCTGGGCAGAGTATGTGGGAGAAGATACTGCAACGGCACGTATTAAAAACTACATTGCCACTTCACTGAATGAGAAATCAGCCATTGGCTTAAAAGCCACAAAATTGGCTGATAAATTAGTACCCGTTACCTTAGGTTTAGCAGGTGTCTCTTATTTGATTAATCGAGATTTTGAAAGCGTGGCAGCGGTTCTGCAAGCTGATTATTCGTGTGCCTTGAAACTGGCAACACCGGTTGCATTTAAATCTTCGATTTCAAAAGCAGGTAAAAATGGTATCATGATAAAAGGAGCCAAAGCGATTGAAGCATTAAACAATGTAGATACGTTTGTTTTTGACAAAACAGGTACCCTTACTTATGGTGACTTGGAAGTAGAATCCATTAACTCTTTTTTACCTAAATGGAAAGAAGATGATATTTTAAATCTTACAGCCAGTGCTGAAGAACACTACTTTCATCCCGTTGCAGAAGCGGTTGTAAAAGCTGCACGTGAAAAAGGCTTTGTTCATATGCATCATGAAGAAGTAGAGTTTATTGTGGCTCATGGAGTTAAAACCATCGTCAATGGTAAAGAAGTAGTTATTGGAAGTCGACACTTTTTAGAAGATGATGAAAACATTGATTTTTCTAAACATGAAAAAAAGATAGAGAAGTGTCTGCTTGAAGGTCGAACACTGCTTTATGTGGGCTATGATAAAAAATTACTTGGAACCATTGGCATGCGAGACCGAGTGCGGAAAAATGCAAAAACAACGCTACAAAAACTTAAAAGCATGGGTGTAAAAGAGATTGTGATGCTCACGGGTGACATTCAAGAAAAAGCAGACTCTTTGGCCAAAGAATTAGGTGTAGATACGGTCTATGCCAATATGAAACCTACTCAAAAAGCAGAGATTATAAAGTCATTGAAAGACAAAGGTGCTAAAGTGGCTTTTGTGGGTGATGGAATCAATGATGCCCCAGCATTAATGAGTGCTGATGTGGGTATCAGTATGAGTAAAGGGGCTGATATTGCTAAAGCCACAGCCGATATTGGTCTGTTAAAAGATGATATTGATGCGGTGGCGCAAGCAAAAGAGTTGGCCAATAAAACGATGAAACTCATCAATAATAACTTCAATGCAACGGTGGGGGTCAACAGTTTGATTTTAACGGGAGCAACCGTGGGATTGTTCAGTCCTATTACCACAGCAGTGTTGCATAATGGTACGACCATTGGATTGCTTTTTAATTCAATGAAAGGTGTCAATATAACTAAGAGGGTTCAATAA
- a CDS encoding STAS/SEC14 domain-containing protein, whose protein sequence is MENEAKKITIPTLDLDTKKEIAKIGMTATMGITVATSFYMKNKLMKRLHVVAGAALVGFSYWHHTLYQPAKKVKNISMVLKEEVLEEFNEKNLAISLNNFFVEVAITGKLTHKEFALFQEKIELLMETYKVPSMNILLDITQIEGIELKALWDDLIFTMNHIDELKKIAIVGNNKVEEYTVHLADKLFSFDLEYFEEYIKAKQWLLEGRPSK, encoded by the coding sequence ATGGAAAACGAAGCAAAAAAAATCACCATTCCTACACTGGATTTGGATACAAAAAAAGAGATTGCAAAGATAGGAATGACCGCAACCATGGGGATTACTGTGGCAACCTCTTTTTATATGAAAAATAAGTTAATGAAACGATTACACGTTGTAGCTGGTGCTGCGTTGGTTGGTTTTTCATATTGGCACCATACCTTATATCAACCTGCAAAAAAAGTTAAAAATATTTCAATGGTTTTAAAAGAAGAAGTTCTTGAGGAGTTTAATGAAAAGAATTTGGCCATCTCATTAAACAACTTTTTTGTTGAAGTTGCTATAACAGGCAAATTAACTCATAAAGAGTTTGCACTATTTCAAGAAAAAATTGAGTTGTTAATGGAGACTTATAAAGTACCATCCATGAATATTTTACTTGATATTACTCAAATAGAAGGTATTGAGTTAAAAGCGTTATGGGATGATTTAATATTTACCATGAATCATATAGATGAATTAAAGAAAATTGCTATTGTTGGAAACAATAAAGTTGAAGAGTACACTGTACATTTAGCAGATAAATTATTCTCTTTTGATTTAGAATATTTTGAAGAGTATATAAAGGCAAAACAATGGCTTTTAGAGGGGAGACCTAGCAAGTAG
- a CDS encoding DUF4198 domain-containing protein, whose product MTKKLIISTLAAASIAATSAFAHFQMVYTPNTALPKGETIEFKHVFTHPFADEHTMDMAGVEEFYVINKGKKKNLKESLKPITWKGKHNSGKAFESSYKARRMGDHLFIMQPVPYFEAGEGIYIQQITKTVINVAGTPTDWDAELGLKAEIVPLTKPYSIWEHGSFTGVVKSNGKPVPFAEIEVEYINNTPDMKNNAMGPNKYEAPQDSFVTMGIKANKDGEFTFSIPKAGFWGFCALGVGSDTEYKGKELSQDAVIWVEAKPMK is encoded by the coding sequence ATGACAAAAAAGTTAATAATCAGTACATTAGCAGCTGCTTCAATAGCAGCAACATCGGCATTTGCACACTTTCAAATGGTATATACGCCCAATACAGCATTGCCAAAAGGTGAAACAATAGAGTTTAAACATGTATTTACTCATCCATTTGCTGATGAACATACGATGGATATGGCTGGAGTCGAAGAGTTTTATGTCATTAATAAAGGAAAAAAGAAAAATTTAAAAGAGAGTTTAAAGCCTATTACTTGGAAAGGTAAACACAACTCAGGAAAAGCTTTTGAATCATCATATAAAGCACGAAGAATGGGTGACCACTTATTTATTATGCAGCCCGTGCCATATTTTGAAGCAGGTGAAGGAATATATATCCAACAAATTACAAAAACCGTCATCAATGTAGCGGGTACTCCAACCGATTGGGATGCTGAATTAGGATTAAAAGCTGAAATTGTTCCTTTAACAAAACCTTACTCTATTTGGGAACATGGAAGTTTTACAGGTGTTGTAAAATCAAATGGCAAACCCGTACCATTTGCAGAAATAGAAGTGGAGTATATAAATAATACCCCCGATATGAAAAATAATGCCATGGGACCTAACAAATACGAAGCACCTCAAGATTCATTTGTAACAATGGGAATTAAAGCAAATAAAGATGGTGAATTTACCTTCTCAATTCCAAAAGCTGGATTTTGGGGATTTTGCGCTTTAGGAGTGGGGTCTGATACAGAATACAAAGGCAAAGAGCTCAGCCAAGATGCTGTTATTTGGGTCGAAGCTAAACCAATGAAATAA
- the feoB gene encoding ferrous iron transport protein B yields MKHIKVALAGQPNCGKSTIFNLVSGIEQHIANYPGVTVDKKVGYFKYDNYKIEMVDLPGTYSFSSYSLEERVAKEFIIDEKPDVIVNIVDASNIKRNLYLTFQLLEIGIPVIVVLNMMDVAKRRGIEIDSKKISKMLNCPVIEASGSKGIGGKDIMKGIVDTVTHAHQYEEFKINYEELEPHIHNIEEKIESTQSVLNKRWLAIKALEGDSSIISHLKTEFNDIDEYIKNQEKLFHEKYDKDAPSFLASYRYESADIIHHNAIKEKNLGKATLTDKADKIILNRFLALPILILFMFLVYEISIVGGYKLTDYTWPILAAFKNLVIDILPAADFIDVPMITDFGIWMVNSGNALMNYLPIFFILFALIAIMEDVGYMPRMAFILDRVFKRFGLHGQSTLPLVLGGAMVGGCAVPGVMATKGIADDRARMATILSVPYMNCLAKVPFYTLLLGAFFKPDMAIMMFFISTITLFIAMIVARIITATILSTRETAPFLMELPPYHLPTFKGVIIRAFQRVWLYIKKVVTIVLAVAIVLFAMLQFPGLDENAMKVYEAQGTKALQTFDKKVKSSSYYNEVDTKQKVSTLLNYYDGYRAKRMVTSSREGAEDVDNEYREINPSSFKFIKPKRDKEAKKVNKALRTLSTQRKRILRGMKNDKVESSLLGMAGRSIEPLTRYAGFDWKINVAFLSSFAARESAVATLGSIYENNKADDMRAEEAMALNSGYTPLHAVAIIIFMILTPPCIATMIVVKMQTNSYKWMLFAIFFPVFLGIIISSVIFSLGSFNNWSGVEAMIYFYITVVLIALIIGLFPTKNINWKGGIQSKAKGQYNVYENNFNIGENR; encoded by the coding sequence ATGAAACACATTAAAGTAGCTCTTGCTGGTCAACCCAATTGTGGTAAATCCACAATATTTAACCTTGTAAGTGGAATTGAACAGCATATAGCAAACTACCCTGGAGTAACTGTTGATAAAAAAGTGGGTTATTTTAAATATGATAACTACAAAATTGAAATGGTTGATTTACCCGGGACCTACTCTTTTAGTTCATACTCTTTAGAAGAGAGAGTGGCAAAAGAGTTTATTATAGATGAAAAACCTGATGTTATTGTCAATATAGTAGATGCTTCAAATATTAAAAGAAATCTCTATTTAACTTTTCAACTTTTAGAAATTGGTATACCTGTAATTGTTGTCTTAAACATGATGGATGTAGCAAAAAGAAGGGGTATAGAGATTGATTCTAAAAAGATATCAAAAATGTTAAACTGTCCTGTCATAGAAGCATCTGGTTCAAAAGGTATTGGTGGCAAAGATATCATGAAAGGGATTGTTGATACGGTAACTCATGCACACCAATATGAAGAGTTTAAAATAAACTATGAAGAGTTAGAACCTCATATTCACAACATTGAAGAAAAAATCGAAAGTACACAATCTGTTTTAAATAAAAGATGGCTTGCTATTAAAGCTTTAGAAGGTGACAGTTCCATTATTTCCCATTTAAAAACAGAGTTCAATGATATAGATGAGTATATCAAAAATCAAGAGAAATTATTTCATGAAAAATATGATAAAGATGCCCCATCCTTTTTGGCATCCTACAGATATGAATCAGCAGATATAATACACCACAATGCCATCAAAGAGAAAAATTTAGGAAAAGCAACTTTAACAGATAAGGCCGATAAGATTATTTTAAATCGATTTCTGGCTTTACCTATTTTGATTCTTTTTATGTTTTTAGTTTATGAAATTTCCATTGTGGGTGGATACAAACTTACCGATTATACTTGGCCTATACTAGCTGCTTTTAAAAACTTGGTTATTGATATTTTACCTGCTGCTGATTTTATTGATGTTCCGATGATCACCGATTTTGGTATTTGGATGGTCAACAGTGGAAATGCTCTCATGAACTATCTTCCCATCTTTTTTATTCTCTTTGCACTTATTGCCATCATGGAAGATGTGGGCTATATGCCAAGAATGGCCTTTATTTTAGACAGGGTTTTCAAACGTTTTGGTCTGCATGGACAATCAACTCTTCCTCTTGTTTTAGGAGGTGCTATGGTTGGTGGATGTGCAGTACCAGGAGTAATGGCAACCAAAGGAATTGCAGATGACAGAGCAAGAATGGCAACCATTCTTTCTGTTCCATACATGAATTGTTTGGCGAAAGTGCCTTTTTATACTCTTCTTTTAGGTGCCTTTTTCAAACCTGATATGGCTATTATGATGTTTTTTATCTCTACCATCACACTTTTTATAGCCATGATTGTAGCAAGAATCATTACCGCCACTATTTTAAGCACTCGAGAAACTGCTCCTTTTTTAATGGAACTTCCGCCTTATCATCTACCCACTTTTAAAGGGGTTATCATCAGAGCATTTCAAAGAGTATGGTTATACATTAAAAAAGTTGTGACCATTGTGCTAGCAGTTGCTATTGTACTATTTGCGATGCTTCAATTTCCTGGACTTGATGAAAATGCCATGAAAGTATATGAAGCACAAGGAACAAAAGCACTTCAAACTTTTGATAAAAAAGTGAAATCCAGTAGCTATTATAACGAAGTAGATACCAAACAAAAGGTATCGACACTATTAAACTATTATGATGGATACAGAGCTAAAAGAATGGTTACAAGCTCTCGTGAAGGAGCTGAAGATGTGGATAATGAGTATCGTGAAATCAATCCCTCATCTTTTAAATTTATTAAACCCAAAAGAGACAAAGAAGCCAAAAAAGTCAACAAAGCGTTAAGAACACTCTCCACTCAAAGAAAAAGAATTTTAAGAGGGATGAAAAACGACAAAGTTGAAAGTTCACTTTTAGGTATGGCGGGAAGATCTATAGAACCTCTAACACGTTATGCAGGATTTGACTGGAAAATCAATGTTGCTTTTCTCAGTTCTTTTGCTGCAAGAGAGAGCGCTGTTGCAACGCTTGGTTCTATCTATGAAAATAATAAAGCAGATGATATGAGAGCAGAAGAAGCAATGGCACTTAACAGCGGCTATACCCCTTTGCATGCTGTGGCTATTATCATTTTTATGATATTAACACCACCTTGTATTGCAACGATGATTGTAGTAAAAATGCAAACTAACAGTTACAAATGGATGCTGTTTGCTATATTTTTTCCTGTATTTTTAGGAATTATCATCTCATCTGTTATATTTAGTTTGGGTTCATTTAATAACTGGAGTGGTGTTGAGGCGATGATTTATTTTTACATAACAGTTGTGCTTATAGCACTTATTATTGGTCTGTTCCCAACTAAAAACATCAACTGGAAAGGAGGAATACAATCCAAAGCAAAAGGACAATACAACGTTTACGAAAACAATTTTAATATAGGAGAAAATAGATGA
- a CDS encoding FeoA family protein, producing the protein MNSKMRTLASLEKGEKAKVNKLYAKGKLLQKLLDMGFVNNVEIEVIREAPLFDPMELKLHNYNLSIRKSEALLIEMDVKE; encoded by the coding sequence ATGAACAGTAAAATGAGAACACTGGCGTCATTAGAAAAAGGTGAAAAAGCAAAAGTGAACAAGCTTTATGCAAAAGGGAAACTATTGCAAAAACTTTTAGATATGGGGTTTGTGAATAATGTGGAAATAGAGGTTATACGAGAAGCTCCTCTTTTTGATCCCATGGAGTTAAAACTCCATAACTATAACTTAAGTATCAGAAAAAGTGAAGCTCTTCTTATAGAGATGGATGTAAAGGAATAA
- a CDS encoding DUF4857 domain-containing protein, translating to MIRSIIQKEWLKLKFIILLLMIVSFVILANFWYNLNFQFSTVEPESMMWYRFASLEQKPYESLSYLFYIIGFAVAVFQFVPEKIKNRIKIMTHLPISLKRSLFLHLFIGIFYIFILSLLLTLTIVMIVSFYYPLEIGMVSVKDTSFYFLGSIIVYLGISSAVIEKNAIISTLKLFITLLLIFVFHKTTFSSIDFTWIFIALILLFVSLDSFYSIKEQRLKSFIFKFSIFISTITVLFFSYQLYIDKYENNLNKYYIFYSPILKKFVYQKNFGEHQFEYGTDEKETFDMNTYKSYLPFVYWRDLDIQGKLPLHLDGEMYDKKTIKESRLSFSYNPSLLKKQEIQIYPFFNPQSNIGMIRFPEEMVSFENDTIDFYELDHIEHDESQNNTHTHLIEEMIQLPLTHEITFPIKNVWGKATNMKPFDLGYFMLDSNNKLFRLNRYDNTLYLNHIKYPDGIELKFMKISENKKRGLAGFAIDSKSNFYILDYQTLKFKKIDIEGFDYKKMKLLFISNPKYYLVRYDDHIKYHAAVFDKDFNKIDEKIFK from the coding sequence ATGATCCGTTCAATTATCCAAAAAGAGTGGTTAAAACTCAAATTTATTATCTTACTTTTAATGATAGTCTCCTTTGTTATTCTTGCAAATTTTTGGTACAACTTGAATTTTCAATTCTCTACAGTTGAACCTGAATCTATGATGTGGTATAGATTTGCTTCTTTAGAACAAAAACCTTATGAGTCTCTATCGTATCTCTTTTATATCATTGGTTTTGCTGTTGCTGTATTTCAATTTGTTCCTGAAAAAATCAAAAACAGAATCAAAATCATGACTCACTTACCCATCTCATTAAAACGATCTCTGTTTTTACACCTGTTTATTGGTATTTTCTATATCTTTATTTTAAGTTTACTTTTGACTTTGACTATTGTGATGATTGTCTCTTTTTACTACCCTTTAGAGATAGGAATGGTCTCTGTGAAAGACACCTCTTTTTATTTCTTGGGTTCCATTATTGTTTATCTGGGTATATCCAGTGCGGTTATTGAAAAAAATGCAATTATAAGTACACTCAAACTCTTTATAACACTGTTGCTTATTTTTGTGTTTCATAAAACCACCTTTTCATCGATTGATTTCACTTGGATATTCATTGCATTGATACTGTTGTTTGTGTCACTTGATAGTTTTTACAGTATTAAAGAACAGAGATTAAAGAGCTTTATATTTAAATTTTCCATCTTTATTTCAACCATAACGGTTCTGTTTTTTTCATACCAACTCTATATTGACAAGTATGAAAACAATCTTAATAAGTACTATATATTTTATTCTCCTATTTTAAAAAAGTTTGTCTATCAAAAAAACTTTGGAGAGCATCAATTTGAATATGGCACTGATGAAAAAGAGACGTTTGATATGAATACGTATAAATCTTATTTGCCGTTTGTATATTGGAGAGACTTGGATATTCAAGGAAAACTTCCTTTACATCTTGATGGAGAGATGTATGATAAAAAAACCATTAAAGAATCGAGACTCAGTTTCTCATATAATCCGAGTTTATTAAAAAAACAAGAAATCCAAATCTATCCTTTTTTTAATCCTCAAAGCAACATTGGTATGATTAGATTTCCCGAAGAGATGGTCTCTTTTGAAAATGATACGATTGATTTTTATGAACTTGACCATATTGAACATGATGAATCTCAAAACAATACTCATACTCATTTAATAGAAGAGATGATTCAGTTACCTCTTACACACGAGATTACCTTTCCCATAAAAAATGTTTGGGGGAAAGCTACCAATATGAAGCCTTTTGATTTGGGTTATTTTATGTTGGATTCAAATAATAAACTTTTTAGACTCAACCGATATGACAACACCCTCTACTTAAATCATATAAAGTATCCCGATGGCATAGAGCTTAAATTTATGAAAATAAGTGAAAATAAAAAGAGGGGACTTGCTGGTTTTGCCATAGACAGTAAAAGTAACTTTTATATTTTAGATTATCAAACACTCAAGTTTAAAAAAATTGATATAGAAGGTTTTGACTATAAAAAGATGAAACTTCTGTTTATCTCAAACCCCAAATATTACTTAGTAAGATATGACGATCACATAAAATATCACGCCGCAGTATTTGACAAAGATTTCAATAAAATTGATGAAAAAATTTTTAAATAA
- a CDS encoding ATP-binding cassette domain-containing protein, translated as MVAIVAARSAKVKIKMLEQNKTIVEIKNLSHNFGLKTIYNNLNLSIKEGSVYGILGKNGVGKSTLINILMGYIKPNHGECLIFGEPSHNLSNQAKKEIALLHEGFISYDYMSIQEFEAFLAPFYEKWDKEIFYNLVDLMELNYEQKLSTLSFGQKSQVVLGAIFAQNAKLLILDDYSMGLDAGYRRLFIDYLKDYIKDTNKTVLITSHVMGDLVDLIDEMAIIQRGGRIHQDTMGNFIENFKCYKLDNQTICETRIHRLEEYKGEKKIYTFEDIHELEEIQTDFEDKFLGFVGKY; from the coding sequence GTGGTTGCAATTGTGGCAGCGCGGAGTGCAAAAGTAAAAATAAAGATGCTTGAACAAAATAAAACGATTGTTGAAATAAAAAATCTTTCACACAATTTTGGTTTAAAAACCATTTATAACAATTTAAATCTTTCTATTAAAGAGGGTTCCGTGTATGGAATCTTAGGTAAAAATGGTGTAGGAAAATCCACACTGATTAATATTTTGATGGGATATATCAAACCAAACCATGGAGAGTGTTTAATATTTGGAGAACCTTCTCATAATTTATCCAATCAAGCCAAAAAGGAGATTGCCCTTTTACATGAGGGGTTTATCTCTTATGATTATATGTCTATACAAGAGTTTGAAGCTTTTTTAGCTCCCTTTTATGAAAAGTGGGATAAAGAGATATTTTACAACTTAGTTGATTTAATGGAACTCAACTATGAACAAAAACTCTCTACGCTCTCTTTTGGGCAAAAATCACAAGTAGTACTGGGGGCAATTTTTGCTCAAAACGCAAAGCTTTTAATACTGGATGATTACTCAATGGGCCTTGACGCTGGTTATCGAAGACTTTTTATTGATTATTTAAAAGATTATATCAAAGATACCAATAAAACAGTTCTTATTACTTCGCATGTAATGGGAGATTTAGTAGACCTTATCGATGAAATGGCCATTATACAACGAGGTGGGAGGATACACCAAGATACCATGGGAAACTTTATAGAGAACTTTAAATGTTATAAACTCGACAACCAAACAATTTGTGAAACAAGAATCCATAGACTAGAAGAGTATAAAGGTGAAAAAAAGATTTATACCTTTGAAGATATTCATGAATTAGAAGAGATTCAAACAGACTTTGAAGATAAGTTCTTAGGTTTTGTAGGGAAATATTAA